Genomic segment of Rickettsiales bacterium:
AATATACATAGCTCCTATGATAGATTTGGCATTTACTTTGATTTCTCCTGATTCTAAATAGACCTTCCCCTTAAGCTTAGATACGAAATTGACAAACTCGTCTATTTCTTCTATTTTTGAAAAAGTTGCTTGCATCAATTTAAACAAACCTCCTATGTTTTTTAAAAATATATCATATTTATACATAGGGGTACAAGCAATATAAATATAGAAGGATAAAAATTTACTTAGGTTTAATTCTAAAGGCAGTTCATATGTCTATTAATTTAATTCTTAAGTTTTGCAGCAAAACACCAAAGAAACACCCCGCAACACACTGAAAATAGTGGATTTGCTAGGTTTGTATATTTTCGTTTTTTTGTAGTGTAAAATTACCGTTTTTTAGTTTCTGAAAGATTTTTTTGTTGAAGTGTTCTTATCTTAGTTGAAAAATCAATGTTTGTAACTTTCCCTAATCAATACTAATAGTAATTGGAGCATTATTCTATTTTAAAGGTGGCATGGGTCATGCCATTGAGTAGAACTAAAGAGGGGTTTTGGGCAAAACAAGGTTGAAAGATGCCGTTTTGCCCCTTTTTAATGGGGGAAAACAACCACGAAACCATTCTGATTTATGGAAAATTACGACAAAATATAATAAAATAATCCAAAAATTTAAGGGGAATATGATATAATTGAGTAAAAAATACGTTTTAATGCAACGTTAGCGTATGTGAACTAGTATTTACAATATAAATTTAGGAGTATAGCATGAAAGATAATAGTAAGATGCAGAGAGGTATAGTCGGTTTTAATGATCGATGTGATAGGTTAAAGCAACAAGGCATGGTTGTATGGTTTACTGGATTATCAGGTTCTGGTAAGTCGACTATTACAGCTGAATTAGAAAATTATCTATTTCAACAAGGCTACTTAGTGTATAGATTAGATGGTGATAATATAAGGCATGGGTTGAATAACGATTTAGGGTTTTCTAAGGATGACCGCACTGAAAATGTTAGACGAATTGCTGAGGTGGCTTCGTTGTTTCGAGATGCTGGATTTATTACTTTAGTATCTGTCATTACGCCTTTGGAAAATATGAGGACAATGGCAAAAAATATAATCGGGAAAGAGTACTATAAGGAGATATATGTTGACGCTCAACTTGAAACCTGCATAAAAAGAGATCCTAAGGGGTTATATAAGAAAGCTCTTGATGGTGAAATATTACAGTTCACAGGAATAAGCGATGCGTTTGAAATACCTCAGTGCAGTGATAAAGTGTTGAATACGATAATATGTTCGATAGATCAATGTGTAGATGATATAAAGGCGTATTTAAAGGAAATAGGATGTATAGAATAAGAAATATTTTCTGTTCTCTAAAATATGATGTTATTTTGTGCACTGTCCAATGTCAGTATAAATTGTTGAAGTATACTGTTATAACGTATATTTAATACTTATTACTAAAATATAGGAGGGGAAAGAATGGATCACTTGGATAGATTAGAAAGTCAAGCTGTTCACATTCTAAGAGAAGCATACAGTGAATTTAAAAATTTGTGTATGCTATGGTCTATAGGTAAGGATAGTACTGTTTTGTTATGGCTTTCTAGAAAAGCATTTTTTGGACATGTACCTTTTCCTCTAGTTCATATTGATACAACATATAAAATTCCAGAGATGATTAAATATAGAGATGGATTAGCCAAGGAATATCAGCTGGATATGATTGTTGGCATGAATAAAGATGCTATTGATAAAAAGAATACTTTTCCTGATGCAAAGGTAAACCGTATTGATTGTTGTAAAATGCTTAAAACAGAAGCATTAAGGAATACTCTCAGTGGTCAGTGGGACCGTTTCCGATTGAACCATCAGACAGGTGATTATGAGATAGATGATCAAAAAGAGGCTTTCAATGGTGTTATCGTTGGACTCCGTTCAGACGAAGAGGGAAGCCGTTCTAAAGAGAGATATTTTTCTCCTAGAGATAAAAATAATGATTGGGATATTGGAAATCAGCCTCCTGAGTTCTGGAATCAGTTTAAAACTATTTTTGCTCCAAATACCCATGTGAGAATACATCCTTTGCTGGATTGGACAGAGTTGAATATATGGGAATACATAAAAAGAGAAAATATACCCACAGTGTCACTTTACTATGATAATGGCGAGGGCACACGATATCGCTCTTTAGGTTGCCAACCATGCACCCATCCCATTGAATCGAATTCTAAAAATGTAGATGATATCATTGAAGAACTTAGAAAAGGCCAATTAGCAGGTATTGGAGAACGATCAGGTCGTGCTCAGGATAAAGAAGGTGGCGGTGGTTTAGAGGAATTAAGGAGAGGAGGCTATATGTAGTGGATGCCATGAATATTGTCATTATTGGGCATGTCGATCATGGGAAAAGTACATTGATTGGCCGATTGCTTGCAGATACTCACAGCCTACCAAAAGGAAAGATAGAACAAGTTAGAGCTACATGCCAGAAGAACGCAAAACCTTTTGAATATGCTTTTTTACTTGATGCACTAAAAGATGAGCAAGCGCAGGGTATAACCATAGATACTGCACGTTGCTTTTTCAACTCGGATAAGAGGCGATATTTAATACTTGACGCCCCAGGGCATATAGAGTTTTTAAAGAGTATGGTGACGGGTGCTTCAAGGGCTGAAGCAGCCTTTCTTGTAATTGATGCAAAGGAAGGGATAAAAGAAAATTCCAAAAGACATGGATATTTGTTATCACTATTAGGCGTAAAACAAATGGTTGTATTGGTAAATAAAATGGACCTTGTTCACTACAATCAAGAACACTTTCTTCATATTGTTAAAGAGTATCGTTTATTCTTAGAGGAAATAGGTATTCCCCTAATCACGTTTATTCCTGTGAGCGGATTTAATGGGGATAATGTCGTAGAACAAAGTAAAGACAATATGCCTTGGTATAGAGGAAAAACTATGTTGCAACAGTTGGATATTTTAGAACCTGAAAAGTCACCTGTAAATAAACCTTTGCGTATGCCTGTACAAGGTGTTTATAAATTTACAAAGTCGGGAGACGATAGAAGGATTATAGCAGGGACTATTGAAACGGGTACACTTACAGTAGGGGATGAAATAGTTTTCTATCCATCTGGAAAGAAAACAAGGGTTCGTTCTATAGAAGCCTTTAATATGCCATCTCCTAAAATGCTATCAGCAGGGTTTGCTTGTGGCTTTACAATGACTGATCAAATATACATAACAAGAGGGGAAATAGCCACGAAAAGCATAGAATTAAAACCTAAAGTTTCTACTCGAATCAGGGCTAATATATTTTGGTTGGGAAAACATTCACTCATTAGAAATAAAGCCTATCAATTGAAAATCGGTACAACAAAAGTAAGCATAGAAGTGGAAGCGATAAATAAGGTTTTAGATACTGGTGTCTTTCAATACAGTAAAAAAAATAAAGTAGAAAAGAATGAAGTAGCTCAATGTGTATTAAAGCTTAGTAAAGGGATTGCTTTTGACTTAATAGATGATATTGCAGCTACTAGCCGTTTTGTCATTGTTGATGATTATGACATAGCCGGTGGGGGTATTATCATGGAGGCCCTTGAAGATAGTCAACAATGGGTTCGGGAAAAAGTATTGAAACGTAATGATAAATGGGAAAAAAGTACAATCAGCAGAGAAAGAAGGATGATGCAATATAGCCAAAAACCAAGCCTTATTGTTATAACAGGACAAAAAGAAGAAAAGAAGAAAGAGCTAGCTAAGGCTTTAGAAGAAAGACTTTTTGAATCAGGCTATATTGTATATTATATGGGAATTGGGACAGTTCTTTATGGTGTGGATGCGGATATAAAAATTGAGAGTAGTCAAGAGAATAAAGAAGAACAGCTAAGGCGTTTTGCTGAGGTTGTCAACTTAATGATGGATGCTGGTATGGTGGTGATTACTAGTGCTATAGATATAAAACAAGAAGAATTGGCTATGTTTAAAACGATTATTCAGTCAGAAGATATTCATGTGATATGGCTAGGTGATACGACTTCCACGGATATTGACATAGATGTCCATTTATCAAAAGAGAGTAAAGAAGTCATGATAAATAAAATAAGAACTTCATTAAAATACAATAATTGATGAATATGAAGGAGGGAATAACCTTTGGAAGATAAAGCTGTAAGACCTTTTCAATGTATCTATAGTGGTAAGACATTGCAACTATTAAAAGAACTTGATATATCTTTAATACTATCAACCTACCAGGCGGGGAAGGTTATTATACTATCCAGCGATGGTAAAAACATGTATCAGCTAATACGAGAATTTGCAAGGCCCATGGGAATTGCTCTAAAGGATGATCTTTTAGCCTTAGCAGGAGCATTGAATGTTACTGTATTTAAAACAGATAAAAAGTTAGCACAAACCTATCCGAATAAGCCCAAGACCTATGATGCTTTTTACTTTCCTACAACGTTATTTCGAACGGATTACGTGGATATCCATGATATAGCTTTTACAGATGTGGGGCTAGTAGGTGTGAATACGGCTTTTAGCTGTTTATGCCGATTGGATGGTAGGTATTCCTTTGAGCCCATATGGAAGCCTCCTTTTATAAAGCGGTATTTGCCCTACGATCTATGCCATCTAAATGGCATGGCAGTAGATAGAGATAAAAAGATTAGGTATGTGACGGCTTTTGGACAAACAGCTTCCAAAGAAGGCTGGCGAAAGAACAAGATGACCAGTGGTATTCTTATCAATACCCAAACCAATGAAATTGTTTTAGAGGGATTACCTATGCCCCATTCACCAAGAATCTATAAGGGAGAAGTCTACCTCCTACTATCTGCAACAGAAGAGCTAGTTAAAGTAGACATTGAGAAAAAGACTTACCAAGTGATTGCTAAAATTGATGGATTTATAAGAGGCTTAAGCTTTAAGGATGATATAGCCTTTATTGGAGTCAGTAAACTTAGAAATACCCATACCTTTTCAGATTTAGAGATAGCTGATAAAGAGATCAAAGCAGGAGTGGTAATAGTGAATATTAAGACGGGTGAGATTGTTGGAGAAATAAAATATGATAACAACGTTGAAGAACTCTATGATGTCCATATTCTTGAAGGTGTCAAAAGAGCGAATATCATCAACTATCAACAATCCTTAAATCATAGAGCTATGATCACACCTTTTGGCTGTAGCTGGGTGGAATATCAAGAAAAGGATGAAAATCAGGATGAGAAGGAAGCTTTAATGAAGTAGATAAAATTATTGTTTCTTACGCAAGTGGAATCTGAATTATTAGCTCTACTTGCTGTATTATCCCACGAATCAGTTGCAATATCACCTATTTTAAATGTACCACCTGTTCCTATTGCACCAGGTGATGTAAAAGTAGATTAATTAATATAAGGTGAGTAGTATTATGGTTAACTTATGCCTTAGAGTAAAAATATTTTACAGCTAGAAGGAGTGATTATAAAAATAACACTTGAGTAATTAGGTTAGGGAATTATTACTTGTCAGGCATATTGTAAACGCCTAGCTCATTTTTATTAGATAACAGGGCGTTGAAACTAATAATGATTATAGAGGAGAGAAAATAGATGAAAAAAAATAGAAATATGACATCGTATCAACGGTCGCTATTTAACGAGTATGAAATTGATGAACAATACTTGCAGACAAGAAAGCAAAGGAGAGCATGCTTAGAATTGCTGGAAAGGGTGGACAGCAATAAAAGCTTAAATGAAAAGAAACTTATAGGAAAAGTAGCTCACGCCTTTAAGGATACATCACTACACAAAAAAATAGCTTCATGCGTAACCGTAGCATCACTGCTTTTAGCCTTGCAGTCAGCACCGGTTATGGCTCAAGTAGCATCAACATTCATACCATCTATTGAAAGTGAGAGAATGTTAACAGATGCAGCGCAAAAATCATATGTTATAGTCGATGAGGATAGCTCGACAGCAAGTCCGATTGAACAGAAACAAGTGGAACTAAAGCATAGTATGATTAGTTTGCAAACAACAAAACAGACATCTAATGCGCTACCACCTATAGAGGATAATAGTGTACTAATTGATGGGGATTCTGATGTAGCTTTCTACAAGGAAAAAGAGTTAAAGGAACTAACGGTTATTGATACTTCAATAGAAGACTATGAAGTCTTAAAAGATGCAGTAAAAGAAGGTGAAACCCTTCTTATAGAAGAAGGAGACAAACCTTTAGATAAAATACTCAATAAGCTAGAACAAATGGGTCAAGTAGGAAATATAACTATTATTTCTCATGGAGAAAGCGGGGAGATACGGTTTAAAAATAGCGTTATATCCAGTGATGATTTAAATGATAACAGGGAGAAGTGGGAGAAATTAGGAGGTTACCTTTCTCAAGAAGGAGATATTCAGCTTTTAGGTTGTAATATTGCTAAAGGGGATGAAGGTAAAGCTTTTGTAGAAAAGCTAGCAGATATCACCAAGGCAGATATAGCGGCATCTATAAACCCTACTGGAAGTAAGGAAAAAGGCGGCGACTTTGAGCTTGAATTTACGACGGGAAAAGAAAAAATTAATCCTATTGTATTGAATGATGTGAGGGATAAGTTTAATCGATTGTTATATGTAAGTGCATATAAAACCCATACTTTTGATAAAGGTGGAGGACCCAACATTAGTGGCAATATGGAAAATCATGTTGATTATTACGGTCTAGAATTCCGTATTGTGGACAGTACAGATTCGACCTCAGTATCATATGGGGCAGGTACATTT
This window contains:
- a CDS encoding GTP-binding protein; this encodes MNIVIIGHVDHGKSTLIGRLLADTHSLPKGKIEQVRATCQKNAKPFEYAFLLDALKDEQAQGITIDTARCFFNSDKRRYLILDAPGHIEFLKSMVTGASRAEAAFLVIDAKEGIKENSKRHGYLLSLLGVKQMVVLVNKMDLVHYNQEHFLHIVKEYRLFLEEIGIPLITFIPVSGFNGDNVVEQSKDNMPWYRGKTMLQQLDILEPEKSPVNKPLRMPVQGVYKFTKSGDDRRIIAGTIETGTLTVGDEIVFYPSGKKTRVRSIEAFNMPSPKMLSAGFACGFTMTDQIYITRGEIATKSIELKPKVSTRIRANIFWLGKHSLIRNKAYQLKIGTTKVSIEVEAINKVLDTGVFQYSKKNKVEKNEVAQCVLKLSKGIAFDLIDDIAATSRFVIVDDYDIAGGGIIMEALEDSQQWVREKVLKRNDKWEKSTISRERRMMQYSQKPSLIVITGQKEEKKKELAKALEERLFESGYIVYYMGIGTVLYGVDADIKIESSQENKEEQLRRFAEVVNLMMDAGMVVITSAIDIKQEELAMFKTIIQSEDIHVIWLGDTTSTDIDIDVHLSKESKEVMINKIRTSLKYNN
- a CDS encoding TIGR03032 family protein, with product MEDKAVRPFQCIYSGKTLQLLKELDISLILSTYQAGKVIILSSDGKNMYQLIREFARPMGIALKDDLLALAGALNVTVFKTDKKLAQTYPNKPKTYDAFYFPTTLFRTDYVDIHDIAFTDVGLVGVNTAFSCLCRLDGRYSFEPIWKPPFIKRYLPYDLCHLNGMAVDRDKKIRYVTAFGQTASKEGWRKNKMTSGILINTQTNEIVLEGLPMPHSPRIYKGEVYLLLSATEELVKVDIEKKTYQVIAKIDGFIRGLSFKDDIAFIGVSKLRNTHTFSDLEIADKEIKAGVVIVNIKTGEIVGEIKYDNNVEELYDVHILEGVKRANIINYQQSLNHRAMITPFGCSWVEYQEKDENQDEKEALMK
- the cysC gene encoding adenylyl-sulfate kinase; its protein translation is MKDNSKMQRGIVGFNDRCDRLKQQGMVVWFTGLSGSGKSTITAELENYLFQQGYLVYRLDGDNIRHGLNNDLGFSKDDRTENVRRIAEVASLFRDAGFITLVSVITPLENMRTMAKNIIGKEYYKEIYVDAQLETCIKRDPKGLYKKALDGEILQFTGISDAFEIPQCSDKVLNTIICSIDQCVDDIKAYLKEIGCIE
- a CDS encoding sulfate adenylyltransferase subunit 2; translated protein: MDHLDRLESQAVHILREAYSEFKNLCMLWSIGKDSTVLLWLSRKAFFGHVPFPLVHIDTTYKIPEMIKYRDGLAKEYQLDMIVGMNKDAIDKKNTFPDAKVNRIDCCKMLKTEALRNTLSGQWDRFRLNHQTGDYEIDDQKEAFNGVIVGLRSDEEGSRSKERYFSPRDKNNDWDIGNQPPEFWNQFKTIFAPNTHVRIHPLLDWTELNIWEYIKRENIPTVSLYYDNGEGTRYRSLGCQPCTHPIESNSKNVDDIIEELRKGQLAGIGERSGRAQDKEGGGGLEELRRGGYM